A stretch of the Panicum virgatum strain AP13 chromosome 9N, P.virgatum_v5, whole genome shotgun sequence genome encodes the following:
- the LOC120691124 gene encoding 3-ketoacyl-CoA thiolase 2, peroxisomal-like, whose translation MEKAIDRQRVLLRHLDPAAAAPGPAQPAISASACAAGDSAAYHRRAAFADDVVIVAAYRTAICKAKRGGFKDTFAEDLLVPVFKALVDKTKLNPSEVGDIVVGTVLAPGSQRAIECRMAALYAGIPDTVPLKTVNRQCSSGLQAVADVAAAIKAGLYDIGIAAGLESMTVNKVSLDGQVNPKVELFSQARDCLLPMGLTSENVAHRFGITRLEQDQAAVESHRKAAAAAAAGKFKEEIVPVHTKIVDPKNGEEKEIIVSADDGIRAGTSLAVLSKLKPAFSKDGSTTAGNASQVSDGAGAVLLMRRDVAMKKGLPIIGVFRSFAAVGVDPAVMGIGPAVAIPAAVKAAGLQINDIDLFEINEAFASQYVYCCKKLELDPTKVNVNGGAIALGHPLGATGARCVSTLLNEMKRRGKDCRFGVISMCIGSGMGAAAVFERGDGVDELTNARGIPSHNWLSKDAM comes from the exons ATGGAGAAGGCCATCGACAGGCAGCGGGTCCTGCTGCGGCACCTcgaccccgcggcggcggcgccgggccccGCCCAGCCCGCCATCTCC gcgagcgcgtgcgcggcgggggACAGCGCGGCGTACCACCGGAGGGCGGCCTTCGCCGACGACGTCGTCATCGTCGC TGCATACAGGACGGCGATTTGCAAGGCCAAGAGAGGGGGTTTCAAGGATACGTTCGCTGAGGACCTATTGGTTCCTGTCTTCAAG GCTTTAGTAGATAAAACAAAGCTGAACCCTAGCGAAGTTGGCGACATCGTTGTTGGTACTGTCTTAGCTCCTGGGTCCCAGAGGGCAATCGAATGCAGAATGGCAGCACTGTATGCTGGTATTCCTG ACACTGTTCCTCTGAAGACTGTAAACAGGCAATGCTCTTCTGGCCTTCAGGCAGTTGCAGATGTTGCTGCTGCTATTAAAGCAGGGCTGTATGATATTG GTATTGCTGCTGGCCTCGAGTCCATGACAGTGAACAAAGTTAGTCTTGACGGTCAAGTGAATCCCAAA GTTGAGCTGTTTTCTCAAGCACGTGATTGCCTTCTCCCAATGGGCCTCACATCTGAGAATGTTGCACACCGATTCGGCATAACACGACTGGAACAAGATCAAGCTGCT GTTGAGTCTCACAGAAaggctgctgcagctgcagctgctggtAAATTCAAGGAAGAAATTGTGCCTGTTCATACTAAG ATTGTCGATCCAAAAAATGGTGAGGAAAAGGAGATCATTGTCTCAGCAGATGATGGAATCAGAGCTGGTACTTCGCTGGCAGTCCTGTCAAAACTCAAACCAGCATTTTCAAAGGATGGCAGCACTACTGCTG GGAATGCTAGCCAAGTGAGTGATGGCGCTGGGGCTGTCTTGCTAATGAGACGTGATGTCGCTATGAAAAAGGGCCTTCCAATTATTGGCGTCTTTAG GAGCTTTGCGGCAGTTGGAGTTGATCCAGCTGTAATGGGTATTGGGCCAGCTGTTGCAATCCCTGCAGCTGTGAAAGCTGCCGGACTACAAATCAATGATATTGACCTTTTTGAAATCAATGAG GCTTTTGCATCTCAGTATGTGTACTGCTGCAAAAAGTTGGAACTTGATCCTACAAAAGTCAACGTCAACGGAGGTGCAATTGCTCTTGGGCATCCATTGGGTGCTACAG GTGCTCGATGTGTCAGTACTCTTCTCAATGAGATGAAACGTCGTGGCAAGGATTGCCGTTTTGGAGTGATTTCTATGTGCATAG GTTCTGGGATGGGTGCTGCTGCTGTATTCGAGCGGGGAGATGGTGTGGATGAGCTCACTAATGCTCGGGGGATCCCGTCCCATAATTGGCTTTCCAAGGACGCCATGTAA